The following are encoded in a window of Oreochromis aureus strain Israel breed Guangdong linkage group 10, ZZ_aureus, whole genome shotgun sequence genomic DNA:
- the LOC116334020 gene encoding olfactory receptor 146-like, giving the protein MFYSILLFLCLGKQIFAMGTEDKTTTIFNNTFVRPEKFYLSGFSNIPHIRYYYAFLCFVYIMTVLGNGFLLSVIWLVKTLHTPKYMIVFNMALTDLCGSTALIPKLLDTFLFDRRYIIYEACLSYMFFVIFFASVQSWTLVTMAYDRLIAICFPLRYHSIVTEQSITTILLFLWIFLVSVIATMVGLINRLSFCRSLVVKGFFCDHGPVYRLACNDTTLNYNMASALVAILIIIPLIFIIATYVCIFIALSRTTSREERLRALKTCTSHLILVVMFFLPIGITNIAARASYIDPNARMINSALTHTIPALLDPIVYALKTEEVMNAVKKLCKRIYLNRMKAKARPCNHCYIKS; this is encoded by the coding sequence atgttttattctattttactgtttttatgtttaggGAAACAAATATTTGCAATGGGAACAGAAGATAAAACCACTACTATCTTTAATAACACATTTGTTCGGCCTGAAAAATTTTATCTCAGTGGATTTTCCAACATCCCTCATATTAGATATTACTATGCCTTCCTGTGTTTTGTCTACATCATGACTGTTTTGGGTAATGGCTTTCTTCTCTCAGTTATCTGGCTGGTGAAGACTCTTCATACTCCTAAATACATGATTGTGTTCAACATGGCTTTGACAGATTTGTGTGGGAGCACAGCTCTCATCCCCAAACTCTTAGATACTTTTCTGTTTGACAGGAGATACATCATCTATGAGGCCTGTTTAAGTTATATgttctttgttattttctttgcaAGTGTGCAGTCATGGACACTTGTCACTATGGCATATGACAGACTTATAGCAATTTGTTTCCCTTTAAGGTATCATAGTATTGTGACTGAACAATCAATTACtacaattctgttgtttttatggatttttttgGTGAGTGTAATAGCAACCATGGTTGGGCTTATTAATCGTCTCTCATTCTGTAGATCTTTGGTGGTTAAAGGCTTTTTCTGTGATCATGGACCAGTTTATCGTCTGGCTTGTAATGATACAACTTTAAATTACAACATGGCATCTGCACTTGTTGCTATACTCATCATTATTCCTCTTATATTCATAATAGCCACATATGTCTGTATTTTCATAGCACTGAGCAGGACCACATCAAGAGAGGAGCGACTCAGAGCATTAAAAACTTGTACTTCTCACCTGATCCTTGTGGTCATGTTCTTCTTGCCAATAGGAATCACTAACATAGCTGCAAGGGCCTCCTACATTGATCCTAATGCCAGAATGATAAATTCTGCATTGACACACACTATACCAGCTTTGCTCGATCCTATTGTATATGCTTTGAAGACAGAAGAAGTGATGAATGCAGTTAAGAAGCTTTGCAAAAGAATTTATCTCAATCGCATGAAAGCAAAAGCAAGACCTTGTAATCACTGCTATATTAAATCATAG
- the LOC116334021 gene encoding olfactory receptor 146-like produces MGAEDKTITIFNITFVRPAKFYLSGFSNIPHIRYFYIFLCFVYIMTVLGNGFLLSVIWLVKTLHTPKYMIVFNMALTDLCGSTALIPKLLDTFLFDRRYIIYEACLSYMFFVIFFASVQSWTLVTMAYDRLIAICFPLRYHNIVTETSITAILLFVWIFLVSVIATMAGLINRLSFCRSLVVNSFFCDHGPVYRLACNDTALNYNVGFALVCILIIIPLIFIIATYVCIFIALSRTTSREERLRALKTCTSHLILVVMFFLPTGITNIAVMASYIDPNARMINSTLTHTIPALLDPIVYALKTEEVMNAVKKLCKRIYLNRMKAKTRPCNHCYIKS; encoded by the coding sequence ATGGGAGCAGAAGATAAAACCATTACCATCTTTAATATCACATTTGTTCGCCCTGCAAAGTTTTATCTCAGTGGATTTTCCAACATCCCTCATATTAGGTATTTCTATATCTTCCTGTGTTTTGTCTACATCATGACTGTTTTGGGTAATGGCTTTCTTCTCTCAGTTATCTGGCTGGTAAAGACTCTTCATACTCCTAAATACATGATTGTGTTCAACATGGCTTTGACAGATTTGTGTGGGAGCACAGCTCTCATCCCCAAACTCTTAGATACTTTTCTGTTTGACAGGAGATACATCATCTATGAGGCCTGTTTAAGTTATATgttctttgttattttctttgcaAGTGTGCAGTCATGGACACTTGTCACTATGGCATATGACAGACTTATAGCAATTTGTTTCCCTTTAAGGTATCATAATATTGTGACTGAAACATCAATTACTGCAATTCTGCTGTTTGTATGGATTTTTTTGGTGAGTGTAATAGCAACCATGGCTGGGCTTATTAATCGTCTCTCATTCTGTAGATCTTTGGTGGTTAACAGCTTTTTCTGTGATCATGGACCAGTTTATCGTCTGGCTTGTAATGATACAGCTTTAAATTACAACGTGGGATTTGCACTTGTTTGTATACTCATCATTATTCCTCTTATATTCATAATAGCCACATATGTCTGTATTTTCATAGCACTGAGCAGGACCACATCAAGAGAGGAGCGACTCAGAGCATTAAAAACGTGTACTTCTCACCTGATCCTTGTGGTCATGTTCTTCTTGCCAACTGGAATCACTAACATAGCTGTAATGGCCTCCTACATTGATCCTAATGCCAGAATGATAAATTCCACATTGACACACACCATACCAGCTTTGCTCGATCCTATTGTATATGCTTTGAAGACAGAAGAAGTGATGAATGCAGTTAAGAAGCTTTGCAAAAGAATTTATCTCAATCGCATGAAAGCAAAAACGAGACCTTGTAATCACTGCTATATTAAATCGTAG